One region of Tachysurus fulvidraco isolate hzauxx_2018 chromosome 9, HZAU_PFXX_2.0, whole genome shotgun sequence genomic DNA includes:
- the moxd1 gene encoding DBH-like monooxygenase protein 1 homolog isoform X2, with protein MPDTALLSTVLLLTVSLARSQQQQQQHDYQHMATLDARGRYVMRWSFDETSITVEVSAQTRGYVGFGFSPNGAMASSDLIFGGIADGKPYLNDYFADSERKVHKDQVQNYKLLYARENDTHTVLAFSRKLQTCDPDDREITGSTMRVIWAFHEEDVGPSGPLYHGINRGKKSLRLLNPASGKSIPQDTASFDLRNINVRVPQKDTTYWCQMYKFPDMMKKHHVIKIEPLIQKGHENLVHHILLYQCDSSLNESELKMGHECFHPNMPDSFITCQTVIFAWAIGGEGFTYPQHAGMSIGTATDPVYVLLEIHYDNPSLQRKIVDSSGLRLFYTPKLRRYDAGVIETGVWVSLYHMLPPGMQDYVTEGHCMQECLQESLESEMPSGIQVFAVLLHAHLAGRAIRTRHFRQQVELPPLSSDDQFDFNFQEFQPLNPERQLLPGDSLITECIYNTKPRKNMTWGGLSTRDEMCLSYLLYYPRINLTRCESLPEITGQLKFIGVTEIHVPITFRAQLFLHRR; from the exons ATGCCTGACACCGCGCTCCTGAGCACCGTGTTGCTCCTCACCGTCAGCCTTGCGCGctctcagcagcagcagcagcagcacgaCTACCAGCACATGGCCACTTTAGACGCGCGCGGTAGATACGTGATGAGATGGAGCTTTGACGAGACGAGCATCACTGTCGAGGTCTCGGCACAAACCAGAGGATACGTCGGCTTCGGCTTCTCTCCAAACGGCGCCATGGCTTCATCAGATCTCATCTTTGGAGGGATTGCAGACGGGAAACCTTATCTGAAC GACTACTTTGCAGACAGCGAAAGAAAAGTCCATAAAGATCAAGTCCAGAATTACAAGCTGTTGTACGCAAGAGAAAATGACACGCACACCGTGCTGGCGTTCAGCAGGAAGCTCCAGACCTGTGATCCCGATGACAGAGAAATCACG GGTAGCACAATGCGCGTGATCTGGGCATTTCATGAAGAAGACGTCGGTCCGTCAGGGCCGCTGTACCATGGAATAAACAGAGGGAAGAAAAGTTTACGTCTCCTCAACCCTGCATCCGGCAAGAGCATTCCTCAAGACACGGCTAGCTTCGACCTGCGAAACATTAAC GTCCGAGTGCCTCAAAAGGACACGACTTACTGGTGCCAGATGTATAAATTCCCGGATATGATGAAGAAGCATCATGTAATCAAA ATTGAGCCCCTGATCCAGAAAGGTCATGAGAACCTGGTCCACCATATCCTGCTCTATCAGTGCGATAGCAGCCTGAATGAAAGTGAACTAAAGATGGGTCATGAGTGCTTCCATCCCAACATGCCCGACTCCTTCATAACATGCCAAACTGTCATTTTTGCATGGGCCATCGGTGGAGAG GGCTTCACTTATCCTCAGCATGCAGGAATGTCGATAGGAACAGCTACAGATCCTGTCTATGTGCTGTTGGAGATTCATTATGACAACCCTTCTTTGCAGAGAA AAATAGTGGACAGCTCCGGTCTGCGTCTGTTCTACACACCCAAACTGCGACGTTATGATGCGGGGGTGATAGAGACAGGGGTGTGGGTAAGCCTTTACCACATGCTGCCTCCTGGGATGCAGGACTATGTCACTGAGGGTCACTGCATGCAAGAGTGTCTGCAGGAG tctTTGGAGAGTGAGATGCCCAGCGGTATTCAGGTGTTTGCAGTCCTGCTCCATGCTCACCTGGCTGGCAGAGCCATCAGAACCAGGCATTTCCGTCAGCAGGTCGAACTTCCTCCTCTTTCCTCCGACGACCAGTTCGATTTCAACTTCCAGGAGTTTCAGCCACTGAACCCAGAGCGGCAGCTTTTGCCT GGGGACTCATTAATCACCGAATGCATATATAACACTAAACCCAGGAAGAACATGACATGG GGTGGCTTGAGCACGAGGGATGAGATGTGTTTGTCGTACCTGCTGTACTACCCTCGAATCAACCTGACCAGGTGTGAGAGCCTTCCTGAGATCACTGGCCAGCTCAAATTCATCGGAGTCACGGAAATTCACGTCCCTATTAC